A window of Dickeya zeae NCPPB 2538 contains these coding sequences:
- a CDS encoding sugar transporter produces MTSASPSRATAWLRVVTLAVAAFIFNTTEFIPVGLLSDIANTFAMKTEDVGLMITIYAWIVALASLICMLLTSGIERRKLLIGLFSLFILSHLLSAIAWNFTVLVISRAGVALTHSVFWSITASLAIRMAPHGKRAQALGLIATGSSLAMVLGLPLGRIIGQYLGWRITFLTIAAGATIAMILLARLLPLLPSEHSGSLSSVPKLFRRPALVGIYLLTVVVVTAHFTAYSYIEPFIQTVAGLPENFTTLILLLFGCAGIVGSMLYSRYSERFPQAFLVTAMLLLLGCLTLLMPLSAHPFSLTLLCLVWGLAMMAIGLAMQAKVLSLAPDASDVAMSIFSGLFNLGIGGGALLGSQVSLHLGMDKIGYVGAPLVLFALVALLLTVYRSVKLVHSRI; encoded by the coding sequence ATGACATCCGCTTCCCCTTCACGCGCCACCGCCTGGTTACGCGTGGTGACGCTGGCCGTGGCCGCGTTTATTTTTAACACCACGGAGTTTATTCCGGTGGGGCTGCTCAGTGACATCGCCAATACCTTTGCCATGAAAACCGAAGATGTTGGGCTGATGATCACCATTTATGCCTGGATAGTGGCGCTTGCCTCGCTGATCTGCATGTTGCTGACCAGCGGCATTGAGCGCCGTAAATTGCTGATTGGGCTGTTCAGCCTGTTTATCCTCAGCCATTTGCTGTCTGCCATCGCCTGGAACTTTACCGTGCTGGTCATTTCCCGAGCCGGTGTCGCGCTGACGCACTCAGTATTCTGGTCTATTACCGCCTCACTGGCGATTCGGATGGCACCACACGGCAAGCGGGCGCAGGCATTGGGGCTTATTGCCACCGGCTCGTCACTGGCGATGGTACTGGGGCTGCCGCTGGGGCGGATTATCGGCCAATACCTCGGCTGGCGAATCACTTTCCTGACCATCGCCGCAGGCGCGACCATTGCCATGATCCTGCTGGCACGCCTGCTGCCATTACTGCCGAGCGAGCATTCCGGTTCGTTATCCAGTGTGCCGAAACTGTTTCGCCGCCCGGCGTTGGTCGGTATTTACCTGCTAACTGTGGTGGTCGTGACGGCACACTTCACGGCTTACAGCTATATTGAACCCTTTATCCAGACCGTGGCCGGTCTGCCGGAAAATTTCACCACCCTGATTCTGTTGCTATTTGGGTGCGCCGGTATTGTGGGCAGTATGCTCTACAGCCGCTACAGCGAGCGTTTCCCGCAGGCGTTTCTGGTTACGGCTATGTTGTTGTTGCTAGGCTGTCTGACACTGTTGATGCCACTGTCCGCCCATCCATTCAGCCTGACGTTGCTGTGTCTGGTCTGGGGACTGGCGATGATGGCGATTGGCCTGGCGATGCAAGCCAAAGTCCTGTCACTGGCACCGGATGCCAGCGATGTCGCCATGTCGATTTTCTCCGGGTTGTTCAACCTCGGTATCGGCGGCGGCGCACTGTTGGGGAGCCAGGTGAGCCTGCATCTAGGCATGGATAAAATCGGTTATGTCGGCGCACCGCTGGTGTTGTTTGCGCTGGTTGCCCTGCTGCTCACGGTTTACCGCAGTGTGAAACTGGTGCATTCCCGCATCTGA
- a CDS encoding amino acid permease: protein MAQHDTDLAQSRGTTLRRELKARHLTMIAIGGSIGTGLFVASGATVSQAGPGGALLSYALIGLMVYFLMTSLGELAAFMPVSGSFSTYGARYVEEGFGFALGWNYWYNWAVTIAVDLVAAQLVMGYWFPSVPGWVWSALFLSLMFLLNYISVKGFGEAEYWFSLIKVITVVLFIAIGVLMIIGILRGGEHAGWHNWQIGDAPFAGGFSAMIGVAMIVGFSFQGTELIGVAAGESQDPQTNIPRAIRQVFWRILLFYIFAILIISLLVPYTDPNLLRNDVKDISVSPFTLVFENAGLLSAAAVMNAVILTAVLSAGNSGMYASTRMLFTLAQEGKAPACFGKLSQGGVPRNALYATTVVAGLCFLSSMFGNQTVYLWLLNTSGMTGFIAWLGIAISHYRFRRGYVVQGHDLNALPYRSGFFPLGPIFAFILCLVITLGQNYQAFLADKIDWYAVTATYIGIPLFLAIWLGYRLVRKSRVVKYSEMTFPEYK, encoded by the coding sequence ATGGCTCAACATGATACTGACCTCGCGCAATCGCGGGGAACCACGCTACGCCGTGAGTTGAAAGCGCGGCATTTGACGATGATCGCCATTGGCGGTTCGATCGGTACTGGGTTATTTGTCGCTTCAGGTGCCACGGTGTCGCAAGCCGGGCCGGGTGGGGCACTGTTATCGTATGCGTTGATCGGCCTGATGGTCTATTTCCTGATGACCAGCCTTGGGGAGCTGGCAGCATTTATGCCGGTATCTGGTTCGTTTTCTACCTATGGCGCACGCTATGTGGAAGAGGGATTCGGCTTCGCGCTGGGGTGGAACTATTGGTACAACTGGGCGGTTACCATCGCCGTTGACCTGGTGGCGGCACAACTGGTCATGGGATACTGGTTCCCATCGGTGCCTGGTTGGGTCTGGAGTGCGTTATTCCTGTCGCTGATGTTTTTGCTGAACTACATTTCCGTGAAAGGCTTTGGTGAAGCGGAATACTGGTTCTCGCTGATTAAGGTGATCACCGTGGTTCTGTTCATCGCTATTGGGGTGCTGATGATTATCGGTATTCTGCGCGGTGGTGAACATGCGGGCTGGCATAACTGGCAGATTGGCGATGCGCCGTTTGCTGGCGGATTTTCCGCCATGATCGGTGTCGCCATGATCGTTGGCTTCTCGTTTCAGGGCACCGAATTGATTGGTGTGGCCGCCGGGGAGTCCCAAGATCCGCAGACCAACATTCCACGCGCTATTCGTCAGGTATTCTGGCGTATCCTGCTGTTTTATATCTTCGCGATTCTGATTATCAGCCTGCTGGTGCCGTATACCGACCCTAACCTGCTGCGTAACGATGTGAAAGATATCAGCGTCAGCCCGTTCACGCTGGTGTTTGAGAATGCTGGCTTACTGTCGGCTGCTGCGGTGATGAATGCGGTTATCCTGACCGCTGTGTTGTCGGCAGGTAACTCCGGTATGTATGCATCCACCCGCATGTTGTTCACGTTGGCGCAGGAAGGTAAGGCGCCCGCGTGCTTTGGCAAGCTCTCACAAGGTGGGGTACCGCGTAATGCGTTGTATGCGACGACGGTGGTCGCAGGGTTGTGTTTCCTGTCGTCGATGTTTGGCAATCAGACAGTGTACCTGTGGTTGCTGAATACCTCCGGTATGACCGGGTTTATCGCCTGGCTGGGTATTGCCATCAGCCACTACCGTTTTCGCCGTGGCTATGTCGTGCAAGGGCATGATTTGAATGCACTGCCATACCGCTCTGGCTTTTTCCCGTTAGGGCCTATCTTTGCTTTCATACTCTGTCTGGTGATTACCTTGGGGCAGAATTATCAGGCGTTTCTGGCTGATAAGATTGACTGGTATGCCGTGACGGCGACGTACATCGGTATTCCGTTGTTTCTGGCTATCTGGCTGGGCTATCGTCTGGTGAGAAAATCACGGGTAGTGAAATACAGCGAGATGACCTTCCCGGAATACAAGTAA
- the yieE gene encoding DNA-binding transcriptional regulator YeiE: MHITLRQLEVFTEVLKSGSTTQASVVLSLSQSAVSAALADLESQLGVQLFDRVGKRLVVNEHGRLLYPKALALLEQSAEIEQLFRRDNGALRIYASSTIGNYLMPAMIARYRQDFPAIPLELYVGNTLDVVNAVSEFRVDLGLIEGPCHHPDLLTQPWREDELVVFCAPGNPLIGHDFTLPMLADAPWILREHGSGTREVLDHLLLARLPHFRLVMELGNSEAIKHAVRHGIGISCLSRHVVAEQLATGVLVELPVPLPRLSRTLYLVHHRQKHLSGVLQCFLEYCREGDRS, translated from the coding sequence ATGCACATTACGTTACGTCAACTGGAAGTGTTTACCGAAGTCCTGAAAAGCGGTTCAACCACACAGGCATCGGTGGTGTTGTCGCTGTCACAGTCCGCCGTCAGCGCCGCATTGGCTGATCTTGAAAGTCAACTGGGGGTACAGCTGTTCGATCGTGTGGGTAAACGATTGGTGGTTAATGAACACGGTCGGCTGCTGTACCCTAAAGCACTGGCGCTGCTGGAGCAGTCGGCGGAAATTGAACAGCTTTTCCGGCGTGATAACGGCGCGCTGCGTATTTATGCCAGCAGTACCATCGGTAATTATCTGATGCCGGCGATGATTGCCCGCTATCGTCAGGATTTTCCCGCCATCCCACTGGAGCTGTATGTGGGGAACACGCTGGATGTGGTCAATGCCGTGTCTGAATTTCGGGTTGATTTGGGCCTGATAGAAGGGCCGTGCCATCACCCGGACTTGCTCACCCAGCCCTGGCGGGAAGATGAACTGGTGGTGTTTTGCGCCCCCGGTAATCCGCTGATTGGCCATGATTTTACATTACCCATGCTGGCGGATGCGCCGTGGATCCTGCGTGAGCACGGGTCAGGTACGCGCGAAGTGTTGGATCATTTACTGCTGGCACGTCTACCGCATTTCCGGCTGGTGATGGAGCTTGGCAACTCAGAGGCTATCAAGCACGCGGTGCGTCATGGCATCGGTATCAGTTGCCTGTCGCGTCATGTGGTCGCTGAGCAGCTCGCCACTGGCGTGTTGGTGGAACTACCGGTTCCTTTACCCCGGCTGAGCCGCACGTTATATCTGGTACACCATCGTCAAAAACACTTATCTGGCGTGCTGCAATGCTTTCTGGAGTATTGCCGGGAAGGCGATCGCTCCTAA
- a CDS encoding YeiH family protein yields MAMFSFSSRVQRLSPFSTVGHLLTGIILIGLLTRGILWLSGLPTIAGLGLGSLTLAILVGMVLGNTAYSHLQPWCDAGVQWSRHYLLRWGIILYGFRLSFQQLTAVGSAGLVIDVLTLTSTLLLAYWLGRRWFQLDGHTALLIGAGSSICGAAAVLATAPVLKSTADKVAVAVSTVVLFGTTAMFLYPWMYQHFIQYSGWLFTPQTFGLYLGSTVHEVAQVVAAGHAISPETENTAVIGKMLRVMMLAPFLFLLGLWVKQRQPAHQSATSATTGYPWFALGFVLMCGFNSLNWLPARWVALITQLDNVLLTMAMVALGIATRLSTLRQAGVKPLLLAAVLFIWLVAGGAAINLGIQHLFA; encoded by the coding sequence ATGGCTATGTTTTCATTTTCTTCCAGGGTACAACGACTTTCCCCTTTCTCCACGGTGGGCCATCTGTTGACTGGCATCATCCTGATTGGCCTGCTGACCCGTGGCATCTTATGGTTATCCGGCCTGCCGACCATTGCCGGATTGGGACTCGGTTCCCTGACGTTGGCGATACTGGTTGGCATGGTGCTGGGCAATACGGCTTATTCGCACCTGCAACCCTGGTGTGATGCTGGTGTCCAGTGGTCCCGGCATTACCTGCTGCGCTGGGGCATCATCCTGTACGGCTTTAGACTGAGCTTCCAGCAACTCACCGCCGTGGGTAGCGCCGGTCTGGTTATCGATGTACTGACGCTGACCTCTACCCTGTTACTCGCCTATTGGCTGGGACGGCGCTGGTTTCAACTGGACGGTCATACCGCTTTGCTGATTGGCGCAGGCAGCAGTATTTGCGGTGCCGCAGCGGTACTGGCCACCGCCCCGGTACTGAAAAGTACCGCCGATAAAGTCGCGGTCGCGGTATCCACCGTCGTTTTGTTCGGTACTACCGCCATGTTTCTTTACCCATGGATGTACCAACATTTTATCCAGTATAGCGGCTGGTTATTTACCCCGCAGACTTTCGGACTCTACCTCGGTTCCACCGTGCATGAAGTGGCGCAAGTGGTCGCCGCGGGCCACGCTATCAGCCCGGAGACGGAGAATACAGCGGTCATCGGTAAAATGTTACGCGTCATGATGCTGGCCCCGTTTTTGTTCCTGCTTGGCTTGTGGGTCAAGCAGCGTCAACCTGCCCACCAGAGCGCGACATCCGCTACCACCGGTTATCCGTGGTTTGCGCTGGGCTTCGTATTGATGTGTGGCTTTAATTCGCTGAACTGGCTGCCCGCTCGTTGGGTCGCGCTGATCACGCAACTCGATAACGTGCTGTTGACCATGGCGATGGTAGCACTGGGGATAGCCACCCGTCTGAGCACGTTGCGACAGGCGGGGGTTAAACCCTTACTGTTGGCGGCAGTCCTGTTCATCTGGTTAGTGGCAGGCGGCGCGGCTATCAATCTGGGGATACAGCATCTTTTTGCCTGA
- the nfo gene encoding deoxyribonuclease IV has protein sequence MKYVGAHVSASGGVDQAVARAHDIGATAFALFTKNQRQWQAAPLTAEVIDRFQTACARYHFTPAQILPHDSYLINLGHPDDEALGKSQAAFIDEMTRCQQLGLTLLNFHPGSHLRQIDESTCLRRIAQSINLALEATSGVTAVIENTAGQGSNLGFRFEHLAEIISQVEDKSRVGVCIDTCHAFAGGYDLRTEDDCERTFAELERIVGFSYLRGMHLNDAKSEFSSRVDRHHSLGEGNIGKTVFSYIMRDSRFDGIPLILETINPDIWPQEIAWLKSQQSPVNLVG, from the coding sequence ATGAAATATGTCGGAGCGCACGTCAGTGCATCTGGCGGCGTGGATCAGGCGGTTGCCCGCGCCCACGACATCGGCGCCACCGCGTTCGCACTGTTTACCAAAAACCAGCGCCAGTGGCAGGCCGCGCCATTAACAGCGGAGGTGATTGACCGTTTTCAGACCGCCTGCGCCCGGTATCACTTCACCCCGGCGCAGATCCTGCCGCACGACAGCTATCTGATCAATCTGGGTCATCCCGATGACGAGGCCTTAGGCAAATCTCAGGCGGCGTTTATCGACGAAATGACGCGTTGCCAGCAACTGGGACTGACATTGCTGAATTTTCATCCCGGCAGCCACCTGCGTCAAATAGACGAAAGCACCTGTCTGCGCCGTATCGCCCAGTCCATCAATCTGGCGCTGGAAGCAACCAGCGGCGTCACCGCGGTGATAGAAAACACCGCTGGTCAGGGTAGCAACCTGGGGTTTCGGTTTGAACATCTGGCGGAAATCATCAGTCAGGTGGAAGACAAAAGTCGGGTCGGCGTCTGTATCGATACCTGCCATGCGTTCGCGGGCGGTTATGACCTGCGCACCGAGGATGACTGCGAACGGACTTTTGCTGAACTGGAGCGTATCGTCGGTTTCAGCTATTTACGCGGTATGCACCTGAATGACGCGAAAAGCGAGTTTAGTAGTCGGGTGGACCGTCACCACAGTCTGGGTGAAGGCAACATCGGTAAAACCGTGTTCAGCTATATTATGCGCGACTCGCGCTTTGACGGCATTCCACTGATTCTGGAAACCATCAATCCAGATATCTGGCCGCAGGAAATCGCCTGGCTCAAATCACAACAATCGCCGGTCAACCTCGTCGGCTAA
- the fruA gene encoding PTS fructose transporter subunit IIBC, which produces MKTLLILDKSLGLAKSRLVKNLLGAAATNAGLTLTEQLADAELAIVLGASVQADSGLNGKNVFAGDVELALSQPAHFLEKAKAEAKPYQAPVAAAPAAAPTAAKRIVAVTACPTGVAHTFMAAEAIESEAKKRGWWVKVETRGSVGAGNPISPEEVEQADLVIVAADIEVDLSKFAGKKMYRTSTGLALKKTAQELDKALSEAVVFQPSAQSGAAAADSAKKGGAGPYRHLLTGVSYMLPVVVAGGLCIALSFVFGITAFKEEGTLAAALMKIGGGSAFALMVPVLAGYIAFSIADRPGLTPGLVGGMLAVSTGAGFLGGIIAGFLAGYLARAISNHVTLPQSMSALKPILIIPLFATLITGLIMIYVVGTPVAKILTGLTGWLQSMGTANAVILGAILGGMMCTDMGGPVNKVAYVFGTTLLSSQVYAPMAAVMAAGMVPPLAMGLATFIAAKKFTATEREGGKAAVVLGLCFISEGAIPYAARDPMRVLPCCILGGALTGAISMAIGAKLMAPHGGLFVLLIPGAITPVVGYLLSIVAGTVVAGVLYAVLKRPEEQLAKA; this is translated from the coding sequence ATGAAAACGCTGCTGATACTCGATAAATCACTGGGACTGGCGAAAAGCCGTCTGGTGAAGAATTTGCTCGGTGCTGCCGCAACTAATGCAGGACTTACCCTCACTGAGCAACTTGCTGATGCGGAGCTGGCGATCGTGCTGGGTGCTTCCGTACAGGCAGACAGTGGATTGAATGGCAAGAACGTGTTTGCCGGGGATGTGGAGTTGGCATTGAGTCAGCCCGCTCACTTCCTGGAAAAAGCGAAAGCTGAGGCGAAGCCGTATCAGGCTCCGGTTGCTGCGGCTCCAGCGGCAGCGCCGACTGCGGCCAAACGTATTGTGGCGGTGACCGCCTGCCCGACAGGGGTAGCGCACACCTTCATGGCGGCTGAGGCTATCGAAAGCGAAGCGAAAAAACGTGGCTGGTGGGTGAAAGTGGAAACCCGCGGCTCCGTAGGTGCCGGTAACCCGATTAGCCCGGAAGAAGTTGAACAGGCGGATTTGGTTATCGTGGCAGCGGACATTGAAGTTGACCTTAGCAAGTTCGCCGGTAAAAAAATGTACCGCACCTCGACAGGTCTGGCATTGAAGAAGACGGCGCAAGAGCTTGATAAAGCGCTGTCTGAAGCGGTGGTCTTCCAGCCATCTGCCCAAAGTGGTGCGGCGGCGGCTGACTCGGCCAAAAAAGGCGGCGCAGGTCCGTATCGTCACCTGCTGACCGGTGTGTCGTACATGTTGCCCGTGGTGGTAGCAGGCGGTCTGTGTATTGCCTTGTCGTTCGTATTCGGGATTACCGCGTTCAAGGAAGAAGGGACGCTGGCAGCAGCGCTGATGAAGATCGGCGGCGGTTCGGCGTTTGCACTGATGGTGCCGGTATTGGCGGGTTACATTGCGTTTTCCATTGCTGACCGTCCGGGTCTGACTCCGGGTCTGGTTGGCGGTATGCTGGCTGTCAGCACCGGTGCGGGTTTCCTGGGTGGTATCATCGCCGGGTTCCTGGCAGGTTATCTGGCGCGCGCCATCAGCAACCATGTGACGTTGCCGCAGAGTATGTCGGCGCTAAAACCGATTTTGATTATTCCGCTATTCGCGACGCTGATAACCGGTCTTATCATGATCTACGTCGTCGGTACTCCGGTTGCGAAAATCCTGACTGGCCTGACTGGTTGGCTGCAATCCATGGGTACGGCGAATGCGGTCATTCTGGGTGCCATTCTGGGCGGCATGATGTGTACCGATATGGGTGGCCCGGTAAACAAAGTGGCGTATGTGTTCGGTACTACGCTGCTCAGTAGCCAGGTGTATGCGCCAATGGCTGCCGTTATGGCTGCTGGTATGGTGCCGCCGCTGGCGATGGGGCTGGCAACGTTCATTGCTGCGAAGAAATTCACAGCGACCGAACGTGAAGGTGGTAAAGCGGCGGTGGTACTGGGGCTGTGTTTCATCTCCGAAGGTGCTATTCCTTACGCTGCCCGTGACCCGATGCGTGTACTGCCGTGCTGTATCCTGGGTGGCGCGCTGACAGGTGCCATTTCTATGGCGATTGGCGCTAAGCTGATGGCTCCACACGGTGGTCTGTTCGTCCTGCTGATTCCAGGTGCGATCACACCGGTAGTGGGCTACCTGCTTTCCATCGTAGCGGGTACGGTCGTGGCTGGCGTGCTGTACGCTGTGCTGAAACGTCCGGAAGAGCAACTGGCTAAAGCCTAA
- the fruK gene encoding 1-phosphofructokinase — protein sequence MSRRVATITLNPAYDLVGYCPEIERGEVNLVQTTGLHAAGKGINVAKVLKDLGIDVTVGGFMGKDNQDGFQQLFSELGIANRFQVVSGRTRINVKLTEQNGDVTDLNFSGFEVTQQDWQRFVNDSLSWLGQFDMVAVSGSLPSGVDPDAFTDWMSRLRSQCPCIIFDSSREALVAGLKASPWLVKPNRRELEIWAGRKLPTLADVVDAAHALREQGIAHVVISLGAEGALWVNASGAWRAMPPACEVISTVGAGDSMVGGLIYGLLMRESSEHTLRLATAVAALAVSQSNVGISDRPQLAAMMARVDLQPFN from the coding sequence ATGAGCAGACGCGTTGCCACCATTACCCTGAATCCCGCCTATGATTTAGTAGGGTATTGCCCGGAAATCGAACGGGGTGAGGTGAATCTGGTTCAGACTACGGGGCTGCATGCGGCAGGTAAAGGCATCAACGTTGCCAAGGTACTCAAAGATCTGGGTATTGATGTCACCGTCGGTGGGTTCATGGGCAAAGACAATCAGGACGGTTTTCAACAGTTGTTCAGCGAGTTGGGCATTGCTAACCGTTTCCAGGTGGTGTCGGGACGTACGCGTATTAATGTCAAACTTACCGAGCAGAATGGCGATGTGACCGATCTGAATTTCTCCGGTTTTGAGGTGACCCAGCAAGACTGGCAGCGTTTCGTGAACGATTCGCTGAGCTGGTTGGGGCAGTTTGACATGGTGGCTGTCAGTGGCAGTTTGCCGAGTGGTGTTGACCCGGATGCGTTTACCGACTGGATGTCGCGTCTGCGTAGCCAGTGTCCGTGCATTATTTTCGACAGCAGCCGCGAAGCGCTGGTAGCAGGCCTGAAAGCCTCTCCGTGGTTGGTCAAACCCAACCGCCGTGAGCTGGAAATTTGGGCCGGGCGTAAATTACCTACGCTGGCGGATGTGGTAGATGCAGCGCATGCGCTGCGTGAACAGGGTATTGCTCATGTCGTGATTTCGCTGGGAGCGGAAGGCGCGCTGTGGGTCAATGCGTCCGGTGCCTGGCGAGCGATGCCGCCAGCCTGTGAAGTGATCAGTACGGTAGGTGCGGGTGACTCCATGGTGGGGGGATTGATTTATGGCTTATTGATGCGTGAGTCCAGTGAACATACGTTGCGTCTGGCCACTGCGGTGGCAGCGCTGGCCGTTAGCCAGAGTAACGTTGGCATTAGCGATCGTCCGCAGCTGGCTGCGATGATGGCGCGTGTTGATCTACAACCCTTTAACTGA
- the fruB gene encoding fused PTS fructose transporter subunit IIA/HPr protein, which yields MFQLSQHDIHLGASAGTKEEAIRQVAAALTEAGCVSEGYVAGMLQREQQTSTYLGSGIAIPHGTTDTRDLVKKTGVQVFQFPQGIAWGEDQTAYVVLGIAARSDEHLALLRQLTHVLSDDRVAARLASTTSADELRGLLMGEQLAGAFRFDTSLINLNVATDNLMTLQALNAGRLQQIGAVDASFVSHVVATKPTHLGQGIWLSDSLNGNLVSALAVSRPAQPFALDGETVALLLTVSAADEQVFASLDYLSKLLIAGKADSLLSADETTLLALLTSDEATEGEAESDALEAEFTVRNEHGLHARPGAMLVNVIKQFSSEITVTNLDGTGKPANGRSLMKVVALGVKSGHRLRFTARGEDAEAALKAIGEAIQSGLGEGAA from the coding sequence ATGTTTCAGTTGTCACAGCACGACATTCATTTAGGTGCTTCCGCCGGTACGAAAGAGGAGGCCATCCGTCAGGTGGCCGCCGCTCTGACCGAAGCGGGTTGCGTGAGCGAAGGCTATGTTGCGGGGATGCTGCAGCGTGAGCAGCAGACATCGACTTATCTTGGCAGCGGTATCGCCATCCCGCATGGCACGACCGATACGCGAGATCTGGTGAAGAAAACCGGTGTTCAGGTATTCCAGTTCCCGCAGGGCATTGCGTGGGGGGAAGACCAGACCGCGTATGTGGTGCTGGGCATCGCCGCCCGTTCTGACGAACACCTGGCGCTGTTGCGTCAACTGACCCATGTGCTGAGCGATGACCGCGTTGCGGCCCGTCTGGCCAGCACCACCTCCGCTGACGAACTGCGTGGGTTGCTGATGGGCGAACAACTGGCGGGCGCATTCCGCTTCGATACGTCGCTGATTAACCTGAATGTGGCAACGGATAACCTGATGACCTTGCAGGCGCTGAACGCCGGTCGTTTACAGCAGATTGGCGCGGTTGACGCCAGTTTTGTCAGCCATGTCGTTGCTACTAAACCGACCCATCTGGGGCAGGGTATTTGGCTGAGCGATAGTCTGAACGGCAACCTGGTAAGTGCACTGGCAGTAAGCCGTCCAGCCCAGCCATTCGCGCTAGACGGTGAAACTGTTGCGCTGTTGCTGACCGTGTCGGCTGCCGACGAGCAAGTATTCGCATCGCTCGATTATCTCAGCAAGTTGTTGATTGCCGGTAAAGCTGACAGCCTGTTGTCTGCTGACGAAACTACGTTACTGGCGTTGCTGACCAGTGACGAGGCAACCGAAGGTGAAGCCGAGAGCGACGCACTGGAAGCCGAATTTACTGTCCGCAATGAGCATGGTCTGCATGCCCGTCCCGGCGCGATGCTGGTCAACGTGATTAAACAGTTCTCCAGCGAGATAACGGTGACGAATCTTGACGGCACCGGTAAACCCGCCAACGGCCGCAGTCTGATGAAAGTGGTCGCTCTGGGTGTGAAAAGCGGCCACCGCCTGCGCTTTACCGCCCGTGGTGAAGATGCTGAAGCTGCGCTGAAGGCTATCGGCGAGGCCATTCAGTCTGGTCTTGGGGAGGGTGCAGCATGA
- a CDS encoding sugar efflux transporter has product MTFSSTRVARRLPDLTSSAFLMIAFLTGIAGALQLPTLSLFLSTEVQVRPVMVGLFYTGSAVIGIVVSQVLATYSDRQGDRKTLILQCCLLGALSCLLYAWNRNYFVLLFIGVLLSSFGSTANPQLFALAREHADRTGRGAAMFSSVMRAQISLSWVIGPPVAFALVLGFGFPVMYLTAAAVFVLCGLLVWLLLPSMPKTKVKSAATLESPRQNRRDTLLLFSACTLMWTCNGIYLINMPLYLVHELQLPEKLAGLMMGTAAGLEIPVMLLAGYLASRLGKRLLMRIAVIAGLVFYTGLTLLNNDWALLALQLLNAIFIGILAGMGMLYFQDLMPGQAGAATTLFTNTTRVGWIISGSLAGIVAEVWSYHAGFVIAIAMLAGAAVCLWRIRDV; this is encoded by the coding sequence ATGACATTCTCTTCCACCCGTGTAGCCCGGCGTCTGCCCGACCTGACATCCTCGGCATTCCTGATGATTGCCTTCCTGACCGGGATTGCCGGTGCACTGCAACTCCCCACACTGAGCCTGTTTTTGTCCACAGAAGTACAGGTCCGCCCCGTTATGGTGGGGCTGTTTTATACCGGCAGTGCGGTGATCGGTATCGTCGTCAGCCAGGTTTTAGCAACCTATTCCGATCGCCAGGGCGACCGTAAGACGCTGATCCTGCAATGTTGCCTGCTGGGTGCACTTTCCTGTCTGCTGTATGCCTGGAACCGCAACTACTTTGTTTTGCTGTTCATCGGCGTATTACTGTCGAGTTTTGGTTCCACCGCCAACCCACAGCTGTTTGCTCTGGCAAGGGAACACGCTGATCGCACCGGCCGGGGCGCGGCCATGTTCAGCTCCGTAATGCGAGCGCAGATTTCACTGTCATGGGTCATCGGGCCGCCGGTTGCTTTCGCGTTAGTGTTGGGATTCGGGTTCCCGGTGATGTACCTGACGGCAGCCGCGGTGTTCGTCTTATGCGGATTACTGGTATGGCTGTTACTGCCCTCTATGCCGAAGACCAAGGTTAAATCCGCCGCTACGCTGGAATCACCGCGGCAAAACCGGCGCGATACGCTATTGCTGTTTAGTGCCTGTACCCTGATGTGGACCTGCAACGGTATTTATCTGATCAATATGCCGTTATATCTGGTGCATGAATTACAGTTACCGGAGAAACTGGCCGGGTTGATGATGGGGACCGCCGCCGGGCTGGAAATTCCGGTGATGCTGCTGGCAGGGTATCTGGCCAGTCGATTGGGAAAACGCCTGCTGATGCGTATAGCGGTGATAGCCGGGTTGGTTTTCTATACCGGCCTGACGTTGCTGAACAACGACTGGGCGTTGCTGGCGTTGCAACTGCTGAATGCAATTTTCATCGGTATTCTGGCCGGAATGGGCATGCTTTATTTTCAGGATCTGATGCCGGGTCAGGCCGGTGCCGCCACCACGCTATTCACCAATACCACCCGGGTTGGCTGGATCATTTCCGGCTCACTGGCCGGGATAGTGGCCGAGGTCTGGAGTTATCATGCCGGTTTTGTCATCGCTATCGCGATGCTGGCGGGCGCTGCCGTCTGCCTGTGGCGCATCCGCGACGTTTGA
- a CDS encoding YkgJ family cysteine cluster protein has product MECRSDCGACCTAPSISSPIPGMPQGKPANTPCIHLDERMRCGLFFSPLRPAVCRGLQPSRDMCRNSRDEAMQYLIELEDATAP; this is encoded by the coding sequence ATGGAATGCCGTTCTGATTGCGGTGCCTGCTGTACCGCACCGTCTATCTCCAGCCCGATTCCCGGCATGCCACAGGGAAAACCCGCCAATACGCCCTGTATTCATCTTGATGAGCGTATGCGTTGCGGCCTGTTCTTTTCGCCCTTACGTCCGGCGGTGTGCCGTGGTTTACAACCGAGTCGTGACATGTGCCGTAACAGTCGTGATGAGGCGATGCAGTACCTTATCGAACTGGAAGATGCCACCGCGCCCTGA